The Schistosoma haematobium chromosome 7, whole genome shotgun sequence genome contains a region encoding:
- the VARS1_1 gene encoding Valine--tRNA ligase, variant 4 (EggNog:ENOG410VAU1~COG:J) produces MDESVLSKCQSKKLAKREKKMAKFEAKQEKLSSDALKKSSKKDKLKKEQVVLNAVTDASGKKDMTGEMPESYSPKYVEATWYEWWERSGLFKPEFQRLNYHIIFHIATDQHRVW; encoded by the exons ATGGATGAGTCTGTACTTTCAAAGTGCCAGTCTAAGAAGCTGGCTAAGCGTGAAAAGAAAATGGCTAAATTTGAAGCCAAACAGGAAAAACTTTCTTCAGACGCCTTAAAG AAGTCGTCAAAAAAAGACAAATTGAAGAAAGAGCAGGTTGTTCTGAATGCAGTGACAGACGCATCTGGCAAAAAAG ATATGACTGGTGAAATGCCCGAATCTTACTCCCCCAAATATGTTGAGGCCACGTGGTACGAATGGTGGGAGCGTAGTGGACTTTTCAAACCAGAATTTCAG CGCTTGAATTACCACATCATTTTTCACATTGCAACCGACCAACATCGTGTGTGGTAG
- the VARS1_1 gene encoding Valine--tRNA ligase, variant 3 (EggNog:ENOG410VAU1~COG:J): protein MDESVLSKCQSKKLAKREKKMAKFEAKQEKLSSDALKKSSKKDKLKKEQVVLNAVTDASGKKDMTGEMPESYSPKYVEATWYEWWERSGLFKPEFQVFLVINF from the exons ATGGATGAGTCTGTACTTTCAAAGTGCCAGTCTAAGAAGCTGGCTAAGCGTGAAAAGAAAATGGCTAAATTTGAAGCCAAACAGGAAAAACTTTCTTCAGACGCCTTAAAG AAGTCGTCAAAAAAAGACAAATTGAAGAAAGAGCAGGTTGTTCTGAATGCAGTGACAGACGCATCTGGCAAAAAAG ATATGACTGGTGAAATGCCCGAATCTTACTCCCCCAAATATGTTGAGGCCACGTGGTACGAATGGTGGGAGCGTAGTGGACTTTTCAAACCAGAATTTCAGGTATTCTTGGTTATTAACTTCTAA